The nucleotide window CGTGGGCATCCGGAATCTCGGGAACTGGCGTTTCGCGGGAATCGATGTACGTCGAGCCGAGTTCTTCGATGATATCGATCGTCGGATGCGGTCGGTCGCGGCGGCCGAGACAGTAGGTCCGGTCGATGTCCAGAACCGTCTCGAACATCGCGAGCGTGATCAACCCGAGCGAGCCGTTCCCGAGGACGAGCGCCGATTCGGGTTCCCACTCGAACGCCGAACGAGAGGCGACGGCGTGTTCGATGGCTTTCTCCGAGATACTGATCGGTTCGACCAAAAAGCCGAGTGGGGCGAGTCGATCGGGGATCCGCACGAGGTACTCCGCCGGGCTGGTGAAATACTCCGACATGAACCCGTGCGCGCCGACGATGCCCCGTTCGGTATACTGACCGTCGGGAGCCATATCGGGTTCGCCGCGCTCGAAGTACTCGTTCGTCCCGTTCGGTTGGCGCCGAACCGTCGGAACCACGAACTCGCCTTCCTCGAGGTCGGTACCGTTTGGATCCTCGACGACGCCGACGGCTTCGTGCCCGAGCACGAGTCGATCTGCACCCTCGGGCGGCGCGCCGTGGTGGCCTGCGATGACTTCGTGGTCGGTCCCGTCGACGCCGACGCGAAGCGTGCGAACGAGCGCTTCGCCAGGGGACGGTTCGGGACGGGGTTTTTCTACGAGGACGGGTTCCCCGGCCCCGGGTTCGACAGCGATCGCTTTCATACCTCGAGCAAGGCTGCCAGCCGATAAAAGATTTACCCTATCCGTAGTAAATGTTTGAACAGCGCTGCGCGACCGACAGTACCTTTCCAGAAATAGACACGATCGATCATCACACTCGAACGAAGCTCCACGTTCGACCACCGAAGTTCGCGCTTTTAGGGCCGAGAACGGTGCTACCGGCAGCGCAGCTCGGACGAATGCGTAATCACAGGGGATGATTCAGCCCCACGGTCGAGCGTCCATCCGCTCTCGAGGGCGAACCGTCGGGTCCAGTGGCGATTCCGACGGCCATCGAACGGGTAGGTGTCCACGTCGACCGATCCGTTCGCTGCCGTCACCATTCATGAACGCTGATAAAACACTGGTAGTAAATATTGGCTATTCAATAGTATGTCGCCCAGCGCACGTGGTCGTGTTCGGTCGAGGCTGTCGCTACTTCAGCGAGGCTCGAGCAGATCAAGAGATCCGTAGGATCGTCTTGGATTTGGTTGCGGTCGAAAAAAGGGAAGTCCGTGTTCGTGACGAAGATACCGATGCCCGGCCACCGAGAATCAACACCGATCGATCGCGTCCGCGACGAGTCCACCGCGACTCGAGTCGCCTGCCGATCACTCGCTGCGCGCGTCTTCGACGGCGTCGACGAACGCGGCAGCCGTCTCCCGGACCTGCTCCATATCGCCGGCAGCGATGGCGTCGTCGTCGACGATCGCACCGCCCGCGCCGACGGCGACAGCGCCGGCCTCGAGGTAGTCAGCGGCGTTCTCACGCGAGATGCCACCGGTCGGAATGACGTCGACGTCGCCGAGCGGCCCCCGAAGCGCGCCAATGTGTCCCGGCCCCATCGACGAGGCGGGGAACAGTTTGAGCACGTCCGCGCCGGCGTCCATCGCGGTCACGGCCTCCGTCGGCGTCATGACGCCTGCCGCACAGAGCACGCCGTGTCGGTTACAGGTGCGGACGATGTCGGCGTCGGTGTGTGGTGAAACGACGAACTCCGCGCCCGCGTCGATCACTGACTGTGCGGTTGCGGCGTCGAGGACCGTCCCGGCACCGACGATGGCGTCGGTGTCGGCGAGTTCCCTGTCGATAGCCGCGATCTTCTCGCTCGAGCGTTTCCCGTCGGCCGTCACCTCGAGTGCGGCGACGCCGCCGTCGTGAATTGCCCGCGCGACCGGCACGATATCGTCCTCGTCGACGCCACGGAGGACAGCGATGACGCCACTCTCGACGATCCGATCTCTGAGACTGCGTGCGTCAGTCATCGAACCCCTCCCTTCGCGAGGTGTGCTTCTAGTGGTGTCGCCGTTTGACCGCTCGATCGCCAGTCTGTGGACTGCCGTCCCATCATGGAAGCCCGTTCGCCCCCTGGATCAATAAATTTACTCTAGATCGAAAAACCAGTTAGAACAAACGACTTAGTCGTCGATCGGTCAAAGAGTGACCGTCTCCGCTCTCGAACTCGTGGTCGGATTCAGGAGCGCCGTCGTCGGTGACCGGCCGTCCGCTGCTCGGTTCGGATTCGTTGCTCCGGTTCACGGTGCGATTATCGACGGTAGCGTAGTAAATATATGGTGTAATAATACATCATAAGGCAGTCTCACGTTGGCCCACCCAGTAGACGGCCGAGACGGACTCTGGAATCTGGCATCTCGGCTCGCAACTCGGAATCGTCAGTGTGCTTCCGATCAGGCTTCGTCGAATACCGCTGAACGACGCTCAGCGAACCCGACGAAGCTCACGCTTCATCGAACAACTCCTCACCGTCGACCATGTGCTCGGCGATGGCGTCCATGTCGAGCGTGACTCCCAGACCCGGTTTCTCGGGAATTTCGATGTAGCCGTCCTCGATGACGTCCTCTTCGACGAGGTCCTCCCACCAGCCGAGTTCGTAGGAGTGGTACTCGACGGCGAGCGTGTTCGACACCGCCGCGCCGACGTGAGCGCTGGCCATCGTTGCGACGGGCGAGGCGACGTTGTGCATCGCGACGGGGACGTAGTACATGTCCGCGAGATCTGCTATTTTGGCCGTTTCGCGCATGCCGCCGACTTTCGGCATGTCCGGAGCGACGATGTCGACGGCCTGCTCCTCGAGCAGCCGGCGCTGGCCGTGTTTCCGATAGACGTTCTCGCCGGCGGCGATCGGGGTGCTCGTTGACTGGGTGACTTCCCGCTGGACATCGTGGTTCTCCGGCGGCACCGGGTCCTCGAGCCACCAGACGTCGTACTCTTCCAAGCGTTTCGCGAGGCGTTTCGCGCTGCCACCCGAGAACGTCCAGTGACAGTCGAAGGCGACGTCGGCACGCGAGCCGACGCGTTCGGTGACTGCCTCGACGATCGAGGCTTTGTGTTCGATCTCCGGCGCGCGGAGATGGCGATTCGCGCGGTCTTTCTCGTGGCCCGAGGGGACGTCGAGATCGAACTTCAGCGCGTCGTAGCCGAGTTCCTCCACGACGCGTTCGGCCTCGTCGGCACACGCGATCGGGTCGGCCTCTTCCTCGGTGTGACAGTCACAGTAGACGCGCACTTCGTCGCGGTACTTCCCGCCCATCAATTGATACGCGGGTAGCTCGAGGATCTTGCCCGCCAGATCGTGGAGCGCGACTTCGACGCCCGAGATCGCGGTGACGGTGACGCCGCCAATCGAGCCCTCGCCGGACATCTTCTGGACGAGGTGTTCGGTAAGGCGGTCGATGTCCAGCGGATTTTCGCCCTGCAGGAACGGCGTCACTCGCTCGATGAGTTCGGGCGCGCCCGCGCCCCAGTAGGCCTCGCCGGTGCCGACGATCCCGGCGTCCGTGTAAATCCGTACGAGGGTCCACGGGAAGTTCCCGTCAACCATCGTCGTCTGGACGTCCGTGATCTCGACGTCGCGGCCATTCCCGCGCTCGCGCGTGACGTTCATCGTCTCCGCGGAGAGATCTCGCATCGTGTACTCCGCGTTCGGGTCGCGCAGCCGCGTGTAATCGACTCCCATACCGAACGG belongs to Natronorubrum aibiense and includes:
- a CDS encoding glucose 1-dehydrogenase, yielding MKAIAVEPGAGEPVLVEKPRPEPSPGEALVRTLRVGVDGTDHEVIAGHHGAPPEGADRLVLGHEAVGVVEDPNGTDLEEGEFVVPTVRRQPNGTNEYFERGEPDMAPDGQYTERGIVGAHGFMSEYFTSPAEYLVRIPDRLAPLGFLVEPISISEKAIEHAVASRSAFEWEPESALVLGNGSLGLITLAMFETVLDIDRTYCLGRRDRPHPTIDIIEELGSTYIDSRETPVPEIPDAHESVDLIYEATGYAKHAFETVDALAPNGVGVLLGVPEPWEFEVDGGRLHRELVLHNKALLGTVNSHRGHFESAVDTLSQLPASFTDDLVTGVYGLEEFNAAFETDDDVVKTAVEFDSV
- a CDS encoding bifunctional 4-hydroxy-2-oxoglutarate aldolase/2-dehydro-3-deoxy-phosphogluconate aldolase; amino-acid sequence: MTDARSLRDRIVESGVIAVLRGVDEDDIVPVARAIHDGGVAALEVTADGKRSSEKIAAIDRELADTDAIVGAGTVLDAATAQSVIDAGAEFVVSPHTDADIVRTCNRHGVLCAAGVMTPTEAVTAMDAGADVLKLFPASSMGPGHIGALRGPLGDVDVIPTGGISRENAADYLEAGAVAVGAGGAIVDDDAIAAGDMEQVRETAAAFVDAVEDARSE
- a CDS encoding mandelate racemase/muconate lactonizing enzyme family protein — encoded protein: MGVDYTRLRDPNAEYTMRDLSAETMNVTRERGNGRDVEITDVQTTMVDGNFPWTLVRIYTDAGIVGTGEAYWGAGAPELIERVTPFLQGENPLDIDRLTEHLVQKMSGEGSIGGVTVTAISGVEVALHDLAGKILELPAYQLMGGKYRDEVRVYCDCHTEEEADPIACADEAERVVEELGYDALKFDLDVPSGHEKDRANRHLRAPEIEHKASIVEAVTERVGSRADVAFDCHWTFSGGSAKRLAKRLEEYDVWWLEDPVPPENHDVQREVTQSTSTPIAAGENVYRKHGQRRLLEEQAVDIVAPDMPKVGGMRETAKIADLADMYYVPVAMHNVASPVATMASAHVGAAVSNTLAVEYHSYELGWWEDLVEEDVIEDGYIEIPEKPGLGVTLDMDAIAEHMVDGEELFDEA